A DNA window from Brenneria izadpanahii contains the following coding sequences:
- a CDS encoding ABC transporter permease, which translates to MARLIFRRLLQGVPLLLGVIIINFILMKLVPGDLLDVMTAEQQVTDPAMIERLRSLYGLDQPAWLQLLKYIGAVARLDLGFSYRQNMPVLEVILAHLPATLILMLASISVALLVGISAGALAAVRVNSLWDSLISALSVLCFAAPSFWLGIMMIILFAVKLGWFPVGGMEEIGADETLWGRCLDILHHLVLPALTLGLFYAATYARVMRASMLEIAQLDFVRAARGRGLGRLRVVIGHVMRNALLPVVTLFGLQLGTVLGGSIVVESVFSWPGIGQVLFDSVMSRNYPVVLGVLVLSSLVVIVINILVDAIYFRLDPRIRS; encoded by the coding sequence ATGGCGCGGTTGATCTTTCGCCGGTTGTTGCAGGGCGTTCCGCTGTTGCTCGGCGTGATTATCATCAACTTCATCCTGATGAAGCTGGTTCCCGGCGATCTGCTGGATGTGATGACCGCCGAACAGCAGGTGACCGATCCGGCGATGATCGAACGGTTGCGGTCGCTTTACGGCCTCGATCAACCGGCCTGGCTACAGTTGCTGAAATATATCGGCGCGGTGGCTCGCCTCGATCTGGGCTTCTCCTATCGTCAGAACATGCCGGTGCTGGAGGTTATCCTCGCGCATTTACCCGCAACGCTGATCCTGATGCTGGCCAGCATTTCCGTGGCGCTGTTGGTGGGCATCAGCGCCGGCGCGCTGGCGGCGGTGCGGGTGAACAGCCTGTGGGATTCGCTTATTTCCGCGCTGTCCGTGCTCTGTTTCGCCGCGCCGAGTTTTTGGCTCGGCATCATGATGATTATTCTGTTCGCCGTGAAGCTCGGCTGGTTTCCGGTGGGCGGCATGGAGGAGATCGGCGCGGATGAAACGCTCTGGGGACGATGTCTCGATATTCTCCACCATTTGGTGCTGCCCGCGCTGACCCTCGGCCTGTTTTACGCGGCGACCTACGCGCGGGTCATGCGGGCCTCGATGCTGGAGATCGCACAGCTGGATTTTGTGCGCGCCGCCCGCGGCCGGGGACTGGGGCGTCTGCGGGTGGTGATCGGACACGTTATGCGCAACGCGCTGCTGCCGGTGGTGACGCTGTTCGGTCTACAGCTTGGCACCGTGCTGGGCGGCAGTATCGTGGTGGAGTCCGTGTTCAGTTGGCCCGGCATCGGCCAGGTTCTATTCGACAGCGTGATGAGCCGCAACTATCCCGTGGTGCTGGGGGTATTGGTGCTCAGTTCGCTGGTGGTGATTGTGATTAATATTCTGGTGGACGCGATTTATTTCCGTCTGGATCCGCGGATTCGGAGCTGA
- a CDS encoding ABC transporter substrate-binding protein produces the protein MTDRFSRRNFLRILGVSGSFAALSSQVTGFRLIGDAFADESAVAAPRRGGTLVISWGGLEPQALFVPGGGGSSPFQTSTKILERLLKLDNKLRFQPELAESVVPAADFKSYEIKLRQGVKWHDGTDFTAEDVVFNVLEHWKAISAGIALKSLNGATAVDPFTVTLNFDNPVPEFFLKSILAGQYQLVLPKHLYAGKDILTNPLNNRPVGTGPWVFDKWERGSYVAYRRNDAYWSPNQPYLNKLLVRWWGDAASRTAALETGQLVVGYSNPVPAREVDRLVKGGQVVLDTSGYENSAWAVTIEFNQRREHVNRREVRQAILHAIDRRFIVNTIYFGRGKSALAPIFSSNSLFYTDDVPQYEFDVKKAAALLDAAGLPVKNGSRFTVNLLAAAWFEENAKLGQYLKQALEDINISVRLDSVDRATALKRIYSDYDYDIAISNYTSPLEPVPTVTQFFTTDGIVKGGAFRNATGYSSPEMDELVGKITIETDENQRRDLIHQFARLASTDVPIVPLVEMQSYTLARKNVRNFTTAANVQGSSLNDIWLAE, from the coding sequence ATGACCGACCGTTTTTCCCGCCGGAATTTCCTCCGCATCCTAGGGGTGAGCGGCTCTTTTGCCGCTTTGTCGTCGCAGGTGACCGGCTTTCGCCTGATCGGCGACGCCTTTGCCGATGAAAGCGCCGTTGCTGCCCCGCGCCGCGGCGGCACGCTGGTGATCTCCTGGGGCGGGCTTGAGCCGCAGGCGCTGTTTGTGCCCGGCGGCGGCGGATCCTCGCCTTTCCAGACCTCCACCAAAATACTGGAACGGTTGCTCAAGCTGGACAACAAACTGCGTTTTCAGCCGGAACTGGCGGAATCAGTGGTGCCCGCCGCCGATTTCAAAAGCTATGAAATCAAACTGCGGCAAGGGGTGAAATGGCACGACGGCACCGATTTTACCGCCGAGGACGTGGTGTTTAACGTGCTTGAACACTGGAAAGCCATTTCGGCCGGCATCGCGCTGAAATCGCTGAACGGCGCCACGGCCGTCGATCCCTTCACCGTGACGCTCAACTTTGATAACCCGGTGCCGGAGTTTTTCCTGAAGTCGATTCTGGCGGGCCAATACCAGCTGGTGCTGCCGAAGCATCTCTATGCCGGTAAGGACATTCTGACCAATCCGCTCAATAACCGGCCGGTAGGCACCGGCCCCTGGGTCTTTGATAAATGGGAGCGCGGCAGCTACGTGGCTTACCGCCGCAACGACGCTTACTGGTCTCCCAACCAGCCCTATCTGAATAAGCTGCTGGTGCGCTGGTGGGGGGATGCGGCATCCCGTACCGCGGCGCTGGAAACGGGCCAGTTGGTCGTGGGCTATTCCAATCCGGTTCCGGCGCGGGAGGTCGATCGCCTGGTAAAAGGCGGACAGGTCGTGCTGGATACCAGCGGCTATGAAAACAGCGCCTGGGCGGTGACGATCGAGTTTAATCAGCGCCGTGAACATGTTAATCGCCGTGAAGTCCGGCAGGCCATTCTGCACGCCATCGATCGCCGGTTTATCGTCAACACCATCTATTTCGGCCGCGGCAAATCAGCGCTGGCGCCTATTTTCAGCAGCAATTCCCTGTTTTACACCGATGATGTGCCGCAATATGAATTCGACGTTAAAAAGGCCGCGGCGCTGCTCGATGCCGCCGGGCTGCCGGTGAAGAACGGCAGCCGTTTTACCGTAAATTTGCTGGCGGCGGCCTGGTTCGAGGAGAACGCCAAACTCGGCCAGTATCTCAAACAGGCGCTGGAGGATATCAATATTAGCGTGCGGCTGGATTCCGTCGATCGCGCGACGGCGTTAAAACGGATTTACAGCGATTACGATTACGATATCGCCATCTCCAACTACACCTCTCCGTTGGAGCCGGTGCCGACGGTAACCCAATTTTTCACCACCGACGGCATTGTCAAGGGCGGCGCATTCCGCAACGCCACCGGCTACAGCAGCCCGGAGATGGACGAATTGGTCGGGAAAATCACCATTGAAACCGATGAAAACCAGCGGCGGGATCTGATCCATCAGTTTGCCCGTCTAGCCAGCACCGATGTGCCGATCGTTCCGTTAGTGGAAATGCAGTCCTATACGCTGGCGCGTAAAAACGTGCGGAATTTCACCACCGCCGCGAATGTGCAGGGCAGTTCGCTCAATGATATATGGCTGGCGGAGTAA
- a CDS encoding PaaI family thioesterase — protein sequence MSTRLSQTQIEEKFRASPFIHWLNLKVESVDYDQQTLTVTVPMRAEFERIAGSGQWHGGPLASIIDTVGDFALAMIVGEGLPTINFRVDYLRPAVDTSLRVVARVRRNGRSVGVADVDVYNEQHVLLAIGRASYATGTASTGASI from the coding sequence ATGAGTACGCGGTTAAGTCAAACGCAAATCGAAGAGAAATTTCGCGCCTCGCCTTTTATCCACTGGCTGAATTTAAAGGTCGAATCCGTGGATTACGACCAGCAAACGCTGACCGTCACGGTGCCGATGCGCGCCGAATTTGAACGCATCGCGGGGAGCGGCCAGTGGCACGGCGGCCCGCTGGCGTCGATTATCGATACCGTCGGCGACTTCGCGCTGGCCATGATCGTCGGCGAGGGGCTGCCCACCATTAACTTTCGCGTGGATTATCTGCGGCCGGCGGTCGACACCTCGCTGCGGGTGGTGGCGCGCGTGCGCCGCAACGGCCGCAGCGTGGGCGTTGCCGATGTGGATGTTTATAACGAACAACATGTTTTGCTGGCTATCGGCCGGGCAAGTTACGCCACCGGAACCGCATCAACAGGAGCGTCTATATGA
- a CDS encoding quinone oxidoreductase family protein: protein MKAIVLREHGGNDKLRFECDFPDPIPAKNEVLLRVRAASLNYHDVFTRRGMPGIHLSFPIIIGLDVAGEIIALGENVQGWNIGDRVVVDPINRVEGGLVGETTHGGLAELCRVPAHQLIALPDDIGFAEAAALPVAYGTAFRMITAIGQIRPGEKVLILGASGGVGVCCVQLAKLAGAQVIACAGSEEKAQRLRQLGADHVIRYTEEDFMKQVFQRYGKPARQRSAAQPGGVDVVVNFTGGDTWVKSLRCLRVGGRLLTCGATAGFNPAEDIRYIWTYELQIRGSNGWEREDLHRLLTLVREKKLNVLIDRQWPLEQGAEALASLEQRQVIGKVVVV, encoded by the coding sequence ATGAAAGCCATAGTGTTACGTGAACACGGCGGCAATGATAAGTTGCGTTTTGAATGCGACTTTCCCGACCCCATTCCAGCTAAGAACGAGGTTCTATTACGCGTTCGGGCCGCTTCGCTGAATTATCATGATGTTTTCACCCGCCGCGGTATGCCGGGGATTCATTTGTCTTTCCCGATTATTATCGGCCTGGATGTCGCCGGAGAAATTATCGCGCTTGGCGAAAACGTTCAGGGCTGGAACATCGGCGATCGGGTTGTGGTGGATCCGATCAACCGGGTTGAAGGCGGACTGGTCGGGGAAACCACGCATGGCGGCCTGGCCGAATTATGCCGGGTGCCGGCTCATCAGCTTATCGCCTTGCCCGACGATATCGGCTTTGCCGAAGCGGCGGCGCTGCCTGTGGCCTATGGCACCGCATTCCGCATGATAACCGCCATCGGCCAGATCCGGCCGGGGGAAAAGGTTTTGATATTGGGCGCCAGCGGCGGCGTGGGCGTCTGCTGCGTGCAACTGGCCAAACTGGCCGGCGCGCAGGTGATTGCCTGCGCCGGTAGCGAAGAGAAGGCGCAACGCCTGCGCCAGCTCGGCGCGGATCATGTCATCCGCTATACCGAGGAAGATTTTATGAAGCAGGTGTTCCAGCGCTATGGCAAACCGGCGCGCCAGCGTAGTGCGGCTCAACCTGGCGGCGTCGATGTGGTGGTTAATTTTACCGGCGGCGACACCTGGGTGAAATCCCTGCGCTGCCTGCGCGTCGGCGGCCGCCTGCTGACCTGCGGCGCCACCGCCGGTTTCAATCCGGCGGAAGATATCCGCTACATCTGGACCTATGAGTTGCAAATCCGCGGCTCCAACGGCTGGGAAAGAGAAGATCTGCACCGCCTGCTGACCCTGGTGCGGGAGAAAAAACTCAATGTCCTGATCGATCGTCAATGGCCGCTGGAGCAGGGGGCCGAAGCGCTGGCCTCGCTGGAACAGCGTCAGGTTATCGGCAAGGTGGTGGTGGTATGA
- a CDS encoding VOC family protein: MSGLTPVVDHVVINVAQRLDDAHTLFQRLGFQLTPRGHHSLGSSNHLAIFHENYLELLGFETYNANQRKDLWSDPLGLSGLVWKTQDSDAVFQRLTAVGLAGDPPASFFRPVELPDGSRPEARFRTVRLAAERVANGRSFFCQHETPELVWRSEWQTHPNGVTDIVGFVISAADPRAVSSLYGTLFDSALIQPDDAGGFRLQAGKTTVSFITPQRAQSLYGEVAAGDGGSERMVALEFAVSSPAASSRYLQQQGIATHARSHDSFLVAARDAFNVALLFRAV, translated from the coding sequence ATGAGTGGTTTGACCCCGGTAGTCGATCACGTCGTTATCAATGTCGCGCAACGGCTTGACGACGCGCATACCCTGTTTCAACGTTTAGGTTTTCAGTTAACCCCCAGGGGGCATCACTCTCTGGGTTCCAGCAACCATCTCGCCATTTTTCATGAAAACTATCTGGAGCTGCTGGGCTTCGAAACTTATAACGCCAACCAGCGCAAAGATCTGTGGAGCGACCCGTTGGGCCTTTCCGGTCTGGTATGGAAAACCCAGGATAGCGATGCGGTTTTCCAACGGTTGACCGCCGTCGGATTGGCGGGCGATCCGCCGGCCTCCTTTTTTCGTCCGGTCGAATTGCCCGACGGCAGCCGGCCCGAAGCCCGTTTCCGCACGGTACGGCTGGCCGCCGAGCGGGTCGCCAACGGACGCAGCTTCTTTTGCCAGCATGAAACCCCGGAGCTGGTCTGGCGTTCGGAATGGCAAACGCATCCCAATGGCGTTACCGACATTGTCGGATTCGTTATTTCGGCGGCGGATCCGCGCGCCGTCTCCAGCCTGTACGGCACGCTCTTCGATTCCGCGCTTATCCAGCCTGACGACGCCGGTGGCTTCCGGTTGCAGGCGGGGAAAACCACGGTGTCGTTTATTACGCCTCAACGCGCGCAGTCGCTGTACGGCGAGGTCGCGGCGGGAGACGGCGGGAGTGAGCGCATGGTGGCGCTGGAATTCGCTGTTTCTTCTCCGGCCGCCAGTTCCCGCTACCTGCAACAACAGGGAATTGCCACCCATGCCCGCTCGCACGATAGCTTTTTGGTCGCGGCGCGGGATGCCTTCAACGTGGCGCTACTCTTTCGGGCCGTTTGA
- a CDS encoding SDR family oxidoreductase — protein sequence MDFKIAGKVALVCGAGSGLGRAIAQSLAAEGVLVAVTGRTPQKLAETVELIEQAGGRAGAWVLDLTRPASFDAVLTDIRQTLGPVGILVNNSGGPAPSGASGVALARWQQEFTAMVGSLIHLTDCVLPDMRAAGWGRIITSSSSGVVTPIANLAVSNTLRMALSGWSKTLAGEVAASGITVNVLVPGRIATARVDQLDAARAEREGVPAAAVKEKSQAAIPVGRYGDPAEYGAAAAFLASRQAAFITGAILRVDGGMSPCL from the coding sequence ATGGATTTCAAGATAGCAGGCAAAGTGGCGCTGGTGTGCGGCGCCGGGAGCGGGCTGGGGCGCGCCATTGCTCAATCGCTTGCCGCCGAAGGCGTGCTGGTGGCGGTCACCGGCCGCACGCCGCAGAAACTGGCGGAAACGGTCGAGCTGATTGAACAAGCGGGCGGCAGAGCGGGCGCCTGGGTGCTGGATCTAACCCGGCCGGCGTCTTTCGACGCGGTGCTGACGGATATCCGTCAGACGCTGGGGCCGGTAGGCATACTGGTCAATAACTCCGGCGGACCGGCGCCGTCGGGCGCCAGCGGCGTCGCGCTCGCCAGATGGCAGCAGGAATTCACCGCGATGGTGGGCTCGCTGATTCATCTGACCGATTGCGTGCTGCCGGATATGCGCGCGGCAGGCTGGGGCCGCATTATCACCAGTTCGTCATCGGGCGTGGTGACGCCGATCGCTAATCTGGCGGTATCCAACACGCTGCGTATGGCGCTGTCGGGCTGGTCGAAGACGCTGGCCGGCGAGGTGGCCGCCAGCGGCATTACCGTTAACGTGCTGGTGCCGGGGCGCATCGCCACCGCCCGCGTTGACCAACTGGACGCCGCGCGCGCCGAACGCGAGGGCGTGCCGGCGGCGGCGGTGAAAGAGAAAAGCCAGGCCGCCATTCCCGTCGGACGTTATGGCGATCCTGCGGAGTACGGCGCGGCGGCGGCGTTTCTCGCCAGCCGGCAGGCGGCGTTCATCACCGGCGCTATTCTGCGCGTGGATGGCGGCATGAGCCCCTGCCTGTAA
- a CDS encoding LysR family transcriptional regulator, with translation MKIERKNDINLRLLEIFGTVMRSQTTVDAAYELGISQPAVSGGIKQLEGQLGFPLFDRINRRLQPTEDAHLLYKEVEPIFMMIRSAESRIRSLRSGNAGILRILGTPPLGFSLVPHALRHLLLNRRGVKVHFDVVGLNRVLQAVELGVADVGLALGLDEHPAVNVEKIKHGNMMCLVPRGHPLYGMPTIRVEHVRQYGYIGLNIESTLGLLLAYAFRQCGVNYEPDVEVRYTNSAAMLSQAGVGMAIVDSVTALHQEWKDVAIVPFEIAVPVSICIVTRKQVSQNRLVVDFIDQVKHVIEQEIR, from the coding sequence GTGAAAATTGAGCGTAAAAACGATATCAATCTGCGTTTGCTGGAGATTTTCGGCACGGTGATGCGCTCCCAGACGACGGTGGACGCCGCCTACGAGCTGGGTATTTCGCAGCCGGCGGTCTCCGGCGGCATAAAACAGCTTGAAGGCCAGCTCGGCTTTCCGCTTTTCGACCGTATTAATCGGCGCTTGCAGCCCACGGAGGACGCCCATCTGCTTTATAAAGAGGTGGAGCCGATTTTTATGATGATCCGCTCGGCGGAGAGCCGCATTCGCTCTCTGCGCAGCGGTAATGCCGGCATCCTGCGCATCCTGGGGACGCCGCCGCTGGGCTTTTCGCTGGTGCCGCACGCGCTGCGCCATCTGCTGCTCAACCGGCGCGGCGTGAAGGTGCATTTCGACGTGGTGGGGCTTAACCGGGTATTGCAGGCGGTGGAGCTCGGCGTCGCCGACGTCGGGCTGGCGCTGGGGCTGGACGAGCATCCGGCGGTGAACGTGGAGAAGATTAAACACGGCAATATGATGTGCCTGGTGCCGCGCGGCCATCCGCTGTACGGCATGCCGACCATCCGGGTGGAGCATGTCCGTCAGTACGGCTACATCGGTCTGAACATCGAATCGACGCTGGGACTGCTGCTGGCCTATGCGTTTCGTCAGTGCGGCGTGAATTACGAACCCGACGTAGAGGTACGTTATACCAATAGCGCCGCCATGCTCAGCCAGGCCGGGGTGGGGATGGCGATTGTGGATTCGGTGACGGCGTTGCATCAGGAGTGGAAAGACGTCGCCATCGTTCCGTTTGAGATAGCGGTGCCGGTTTCCATCTGCATCGTGACGCGTAAACAGGTGTCGCAAAATCGCCTGGTGGTGGATTTTATCGACCAGGTAAAACACGTGATTGAACAGGAGATTCGCTGA
- a CDS encoding aspartate/glutamate racemase family protein produces the protein MTRPLPILVINPNSNPAVTDGLRAATAAFRLPAGPEIECITLTQAPPGIESQADIEAAEPLLLAEIAARRQVSAVVLACYSDPAIDACRRAAGVPVLGIQESALSVALTLGRRFGVLAIQTQSVARHLAYVRRLGLESRLAGERPLNISVAESASGEGVSRRLEIVGRQLIEQDGADVLILGCAGLSRQRRLLQETLGVPVIDPTQAAVGLALTAILSGGECGEN, from the coding sequence ATGACGCGACCTTTACCGATCCTTGTCATCAATCCCAACAGCAATCCCGCCGTGACCGACGGGCTGCGCGCCGCCACCGCGGCCTTCCGCCTGCCGGCCGGGCCGGAAATCGAGTGCATTACCCTGACTCAGGCGCCCCCCGGCATTGAAAGTCAGGCGGATATCGAGGCGGCGGAGCCGCTGCTGCTGGCGGAAATCGCCGCCCGCCGCCAGGTCTCCGCCGTGGTGCTGGCCTGTTATTCGGACCCGGCCATCGACGCCTGCCGCCGGGCAGCCGGCGTACCGGTGCTGGGAATTCAGGAGTCGGCGCTGTCGGTGGCGCTGACGCTGGGACGCCGCTTCGGCGTGCTGGCCATCCAGACGCAATCGGTCGCTCGCCATCTGGCCTATGTGCGCCGGCTGGGGCTGGAGTCGCGGCTGGCCGGCGAGCGTCCGCTGAATATCAGCGTGGCGGAATCGGCGTCGGGCGAGGGGGTGAGCCGCCGGCTGGAGATCGTCGGCCGCCAACTGATCGAGCAGGATGGCGCCGATGTGCTGATTCTGGGCTGCGCCGGATTGTCGCGTCAGCGCCGGTTGCTACAGGAGACGCTTGGCGTCCCGGTGATAGACCCGACGCAGGCTGCGGTGGGGCTGGCGCTAACGGCGATACTCTCCGGCGGGGAATGCGGTGAAAATTGA
- the hydA gene encoding dihydropyrimidinase — protein sequence MFDLIIRGGRIITAVDDYTADIGIKDGRIAALGDLSEGRETIDANGLWVMPGGIEGHCHIAQESSSGLMSADDYYSGTVSAAFGGNTTIVPFAAQMKGQRLENVLEVYHRRSAPKAVLDYSWHLIITDPTASLADDLPKVVARGVPSFKFFMTYDAVKMNDGDILNLLTLAAEHGALAMVHAENNDIIKWMSQRLLDRGYTAPRYHAISHPAAAEIEAIGRVTQLAAFVGGPLMVVHVSTVEGADIIARARLAGAKIYSETCPQYLFLTRQDLDREGREGAKFMCSPPVRDTATQRGLWRHLQAGTFDFFSSDHAPYRFDASGKFFHGPDATFRQIANGMPGIGLRLPLLFSEGVMKGRITPQQFVALTSTNAAKTLGMFPQKGAIAIGADADLALWDPNAARRVTHADQHDNMDYTPFEGMMLRGCPVRVISRGETVVADGELRAAAGRGRFVHRRPPDCTGMPGVHTPELDPALNFGADLAPVSMRGAE from the coding sequence ATGTTTGACTTGATTATCCGCGGCGGGCGCATCATTACCGCCGTCGACGACTACACGGCCGATATCGGCATCAAAGACGGCCGCATCGCGGCGTTGGGCGACCTGAGCGAAGGGCGCGAGACGATCGATGCGAACGGTCTATGGGTGATGCCCGGCGGCATTGAAGGGCATTGCCATATCGCGCAGGAATCCTCCTCCGGGCTGATGAGCGCCGATGATTATTACAGCGGCACGGTGTCGGCGGCGTTCGGCGGCAATACCACCATTGTGCCTTTCGCCGCCCAAATGAAGGGACAGCGGCTGGAGAACGTGCTGGAGGTTTACCACCGCCGCTCCGCGCCGAAGGCGGTGCTGGATTACTCCTGGCACCTGATCATCACCGACCCGACGGCGTCGCTGGCGGACGATCTGCCCAAAGTGGTGGCGCGCGGCGTGCCGTCGTTTAAGTTTTTCATGACCTATGACGCGGTAAAAATGAATGATGGCGACATTCTCAATCTGCTGACGCTGGCGGCGGAGCACGGCGCGCTGGCGATGGTGCATGCGGAAAATAACGACATCATAAAATGGATGAGCCAGCGGCTGTTGGATCGCGGCTATACGGCGCCGCGCTACCACGCGATCAGCCATCCGGCGGCGGCGGAAATTGAGGCGATCGGCCGGGTGACTCAACTGGCGGCGTTCGTCGGCGGTCCGCTGATGGTGGTGCATGTGTCCACCGTCGAAGGCGCGGATATCATCGCCCGCGCGCGTCTTGCCGGCGCGAAAATCTACAGCGAAACCTGCCCGCAGTATCTATTCCTGACCCGGCAGGATCTCGATCGGGAAGGGCGGGAAGGCGCGAAATTCATGTGCAGCCCGCCGGTGCGCGATACGGCCACCCAGCGGGGGCTGTGGCGTCATTTGCAGGCGGGCACCTTTGACTTCTTTTCCTCCGATCACGCGCCTTACCGGTTTGACGCCAGCGGCAAATTTTTCCACGGCCCGGACGCCACCTTCCGCCAGATCGCCAACGGTATGCCGGGCATCGGGCTGCGGCTGCCGCTGCTGTTCAGCGAAGGGGTGATGAAAGGCCGGATTACGCCGCAGCAGTTTGTCGCGCTGACCTCGACTAACGCCGCGAAAACGTTGGGTATGTTTCCGCAAAAAGGCGCCATCGCCATCGGCGCCGATGCGGATCTGGCGCTGTGGGATCCGAACGCCGCACGCCGTGTAACCCATGCCGACCAGCATGACAACATGGACTACACCCCGTTTGAAGGCATGATGCTGCGCGGCTGCCCGGTACGGGTGATCAGCCGCGGCGAAACGGTGGTCGCCGACGGCGAACTGCGCGCCGCCGCCGGCCGCGGCCGCTTCGTTCACCGGCGTCCGCCGGATTGCACCGGCATGCCCGGCGTCCATACGCCGGAGCTGGATCCGGCGCTTAACTTCGGCGCCGACCTGGCGCCGGTATCCATGCGGGGGGCCGAATGA
- a CDS encoding dihydrodipicolinate synthase family protein has product MQHRINRHTAGVFAIAPTPFDERERIDYPSLSRLIALYQQAQVSGITVLGMMGEAQKLSQAEQLSVIDAFLDGVAGALPVIAGVSAAGIANMAALAEAAMARGCAGVMIAPAAGLKTDAAVFNYMQQACAALGPDIPICFQDFPQMTGVHVSADLIVRLTRELPQIVMLKHEECPGLNKISAIRRQLAADDTALSILTGNGGLYLPLELQRGADGAMTGYAWPEMLVEVVRRHQQGDMDGAQDLFDSHLPLLSYEQQPGIGLAIRKGILRQRGIFASARLRAPGARLSPEDEQQLQRLMQRLAARLRHAG; this is encoded by the coding sequence ATGCAACATCGGATAAACCGGCATACGGCGGGGGTGTTCGCTATCGCGCCGACGCCGTTCGACGAGCGGGAGCGCATTGATTACCCAAGTCTGTCGCGGCTCATCGCGCTGTATCAACAGGCGCAGGTCAGCGGCATCACGGTGCTCGGCATGATGGGGGAAGCGCAGAAACTCTCGCAGGCCGAACAGTTGAGCGTTATCGATGCCTTTCTTGACGGGGTGGCGGGCGCGCTGCCGGTGATCGCCGGCGTCTCCGCCGCGGGCATCGCCAATATGGCGGCACTGGCCGAGGCCGCCATGGCGCGCGGATGCGCAGGCGTGATGATCGCGCCTGCGGCGGGGCTGAAAACCGATGCTGCGGTATTCAATTACATGCAGCAGGCGTGCGCGGCGCTAGGGCCGGATATCCCAATCTGTTTTCAGGATTTTCCGCAGATGACCGGCGTGCACGTCAGCGCCGATCTGATCGTCCGTTTGACGCGCGAACTGCCGCAGATCGTGATGCTTAAACATGAAGAGTGCCCCGGCCTGAACAAAATCAGCGCCATCCGCCGTCAGTTGGCGGCGGACGACACGGCGCTCTCCATCCTGACCGGCAACGGCGGACTCTATTTGCCTCTTGAGCTACAGCGCGGCGCGGACGGCGCCATGACCGGCTACGCCTGGCCGGAAATGCTGGTGGAAGTGGTGCGGCGTCACCAGCAGGGCGATATGGACGGCGCGCAGGATCTGTTCGACAGCCATCTGCCGCTGTTGAGCTATGAGCAGCAGCCAGGCATCGGTTTAGCCATTCGCAAAGGGATTCTACGCCAGCGCGGCATTTTCGCCTCGGCGCGTCTGCGCGCGCCGGGAGCGCGGCTGTCGCCGGAAGATGAACAACAGTTGCAGCGCTTGATGCAGCGCCTGGCGGCGCGGCTGCGTCATGCCGGCTGA
- a CDS encoding N-carbamoyl-D-amino-acid hydrolase, which translates to MRKCIVGGAQLGAIQKTDSRESVVARMLKLMDQAHAASCDLLVFPELALTTFFPRWYSEDPAEIERWFESEMPNQTTMPLFERARMYQMAITFGYAESTPDGRHFNASLMTDRNGDIIAKYRKVHLPGHDAYDPERAFQHLEKYYFEPGDLGFHVFSNLGGIMGMAICNDRRWPETYRVLGLQGVELVTIGYNTPAFNAQRRDEADDKRLFHSLLSMQAGAYQNSTYVVGVAKAGVEDGHELIGGSVIIDPNGFVLAEAKTQDDELIVAACDFDESSFGKETIFDFKRHRRTEHYRLIVEQTGVEIPAEVEKELAKCNIG; encoded by the coding sequence ATGAGAAAATGTATTGTTGGCGGCGCTCAATTGGGCGCTATCCAGAAAACGGACAGCCGCGAGTCGGTAGTGGCGAGAATGTTGAAGCTGATGGATCAGGCGCACGCGGCTTCCTGCGATCTGCTGGTATTCCCGGAACTGGCGCTGACCACCTTTTTCCCGCGCTGGTACAGCGAAGATCCGGCGGAAATAGAACGCTGGTTTGAATCAGAGATGCCCAACCAGACGACGATGCCGTTGTTTGAGCGCGCGCGGATGTACCAGATGGCCATCACTTTCGGTTATGCGGAGTCCACGCCTGATGGCCGGCACTTCAACGCCTCGCTGATGACCGACCGTAACGGCGACATTATCGCCAAGTACCGCAAGGTGCATCTGCCGGGCCACGACGCCTACGATCCCGAACGCGCGTTTCAGCATTTGGAAAAATACTATTTCGAACCGGGAGACCTGGGATTCCACGTCTTTTCCAACCTTGGCGGCATCATGGGCATGGCGATTTGCAACGATCGGCGCTGGCCGGAAACCTATCGCGTACTGGGGCTACAGGGCGTAGAGCTGGTGACCATCGGCTATAACACGCCGGCGTTCAATGCGCAGCGCCGGGACGAGGCCGATGACAAGCGGTTATTTCATTCCCTTCTGTCGATGCAGGCCGGCGCCTATCAGAACAGCACTTATGTGGTGGGGGTGGCCAAGGCCGGCGTTGAGGACGGTCATGAATTGATCGGCGGCAGCGTGATTATCGATCCCAACGGTTTCGTACTGGCCGAGGCGAAAACCCAGGACGATGAACTGATCGTCGCGGCGTGCGATTTCGATGAGAGCAGTTTCGGCAAAGAGACGATATTCGACTTTAAACGCCATCGCCGCACCGAGCATTACCGGTTGATCGTCGAACAAACCGGCGTCGAAATTCCGGCTGAAGTGGAAAAGGAGCTGGCGAAATGCAACATCGGATAA